Within Corynebacterium jeddahense, the genomic segment GCCCTTCTTCACCGAGGAGCTCGACGCGGAGATGTTGATCACGTCCGCGCTCATCCACTTGCCCGCGGTCTCGAACGAGGAGCGCGTGCGGGTGGAGTTCTCGTAGAACAGCGTCATCACCGTGCGCCCGCGCAGGGTGGGCAGTTTCTTGATCTCGCGGCCCTCGAGGGCCTCGCGGAACCGGTCGGCCTCGTCCATGAGGCCGACGATCTCGTCGCGGGTCAGATCCGCGATGTCGATGAGGTGCTTCACCTATGCCTCCCGTTTCAGCGTGACCCGGTCCTCGGCGTCGAGCGGCGTCAGCGAAACGGTGACGTCCTCGTCCTTCGAGGTCGGGATATTTTTGCCCACGTAGTCCGCGCGGATCGGCAGCTCGCGGTGGCCGCGGTCGACGAGGACGGCGAGCTGGATCGCGCTCGGCCGGCCGATGTCGCGCAGCGAGTCAAGCGCGGCGCGGATGGTGCGGCCGGAGTAGAGCACGTCGTCGACGAGGACGACGATCGCGCCGTCGATGTCGACCGGGATGTTCGTCGGCCGCAGCGCGCGGTGCGGCCCGCCGCGCAGGTCGTCGCGGTAGAGGGTGACGTCCAAGCTGCCCACGGGCACAGCCACCCCGGAAAATTCTTCGATCGCCTCGGCGAGGCGCTGGGCGAGCGGCACGCCCCCCGACGGGATGCCCAGCAGGACCACGGTGGGACGACCCTCCTCGTCCAACGCCGTCTTCTCGATGATCTGGTGCGCGATGCGTGCGACAGTGCGACCGACGTCGTGGGCGCCCAAGAGCTCCACGGTCGGCCTCTCCTTCTCACTCATCGAACCTCCTTCCCCGCCTCGCTGTGCGGAATTTAAAGGAATTCGAGCCCGGCCCCGCCTCCCGGGGCCAGCGGTAGTCTGGTAACCGAGTTTCACCATAGCACCTGCACGTATAAACCGCGAAGGATCTTTCCAATGGGCATCCACGCCGAGACCACCCTCCCCTTCGACCGCGGCACCGTCTGGCGCTGGCACACCCGCCCGGGGGCGGTGACCCGCCTGACGCCGGGGTTTGTACCGATGCGGGTGGAGCGCGAGGCGGCGTCGCTACGCAGCGGCACCACCGTGTTCTCCCTGCCCGCCGGGCGGTGGGTGGCGCGCCACGACCCCGACGGCTACGTCGCCGGCCGGATGTTCACCGACACCACGGTGTGGTGGCGCCACGAGCACCGGTTCGAGGAGTCGGCGGAGGGCACCCTGCTTATCGACGACGTCACCGCCCCCATCCCCGAAGCCGCCCTGCGCCCCGCGTGGGCCTACCGCCAGCGCCAGCTACTCGAGGACCTGACGTTTCTCGCCTCCCTGCCCGACGCCGCGCCGCTGACCGTCGCGATGAACGGCGCGAGCGGCCTCGTGGGCACCCACCTGCGCGCGCAGCTGACCACCGCCGGGCACGCGGTCGTACCGCTCGTGCGCGGGGCGGCCGGCCCGGGCGAGCGCCACTGGGACCCGAACCACCCCGCGCCCGACCTGCTCGACGGCGTCGACGCGGTAGTCCACCTCGCCGGCGAGCCGATCATGGGCCGCTTCACCGACGAAAAGAAGCGCCGCATCGCCGACTCCCGCATCGGCCCTACCCGCGAGCTCGCCCGCCTCGCCGCCGACGCGGGCGTGGGCGCCTTCGTGAGCGCCTCGGCCGTCGGGTACTACGGCACCTCCGCCGGCGCCGCCCCCCACACCGAGGCCGCCGGGCCGGGCGAGGGCTTCCTCGCCGAGGTCTGCGCCGCGTGGGAGGACGCCTCGCGTATCGACGGCCTCCGGACCGTCAACATCCGCACCGGCCTCGCGCTGTCGGGGGCCGGCGGGCTACTGCCCGTGCTCGCGCGGAGCGTGCGGGCGGGGCTGACCGCCCAGTTCGGCCGCGGCGACTTCTGGATGAGCTGGGTCGCCCTCGATGACCTCACCGACATCTATATCCGCGCGCTGTTTGACGGCACCGTCGCCGGCCCGGTGAACGCCACCGCGCCGGAGCCGGTGACGAATGCCGAGATGTCCGCGCAGCTCGCGCGGCTGCTGCACCGTCCGGATCTGCTCGCAATCCCGACGCTCGGCCCGAAGCTGCTCCTCGGCGCGGAGGGCGCGCGCGAGCTCGCGCTGGCGGACCAGCGCGTCGTGCCGGCGGCGGCCGCGTCGCGCGGGTGGCGCTTCCGCTACCCC encodes:
- the pyrR gene encoding bifunctional pyr operon transcriptional regulator/uracil phosphoribosyltransferase PyrR yields the protein MSEKERPTVELLGAHDVGRTVARIAHQIIEKTALDEEGRPTVVLLGIPSGGVPLAQRLAEAIEEFSGVAVPVGSLDVTLYRDDLRGGPHRALRPTNIPVDIDGAIVVLVDDVLYSGRTIRAALDSLRDIGRPSAIQLAVLVDRGHRELPIRADYVGKNIPTSKDEDVTVSLTPLDAEDRVTLKREA
- a CDS encoding TIGR01777 family oxidoreductase: MGIHAETTLPFDRGTVWRWHTRPGAVTRLTPGFVPMRVEREAASLRSGTTVFSLPAGRWVARHDPDGYVAGRMFTDTTVWWRHEHRFEESAEGTLLIDDVTAPIPEAALRPAWAYRQRQLLEDLTFLASLPDAAPLTVAMNGASGLVGTHLRAQLTTAGHAVVPLVRGAAGPGERHWDPNHPAPDLLDGVDAVVHLAGEPIMGRFTDEKKRRIADSRIGPTRELARLAADAGVGAFVSASAVGYYGTSAGAAPHTEAAGPGEGFLAEVCAAWEDASRIDGLRTVNIRTGLALSGAGGLLPVLARSVRAGLTAQFGRGDFWMSWVALDDLTDIYIRALFDGTVAGPVNATAPEPVTNAEMSAQLARLLHRPDLLAIPTLGPKLLLGAEGARELALADQRVVPAAAASRGWRFRYPTLDAALRHELGKEQLLVSQA